In Drosophila nasuta strain 15112-1781.00 chromosome 2R, ASM2355853v1, whole genome shotgun sequence, a single genomic region encodes these proteins:
- the LOC132785783 gene encoding uncharacterized protein LOC132785783 — protein sequence MRAVLITVIFLQLCVGLECVIELPNAVQKCHFGDTKCIKETANNLIRRYPKGISSIGLKPLDVVHVKDTVLVNDPPVGNAWYHFELVNQINYGFENVTITEVHGFDEDPTSSKIEIKGIIPRLVYKGNYIAKGRMLWMVNINSTGDSESEFFNFFFEFSLKVQTEYRNNKRYLKIYQLVPNVGLDRWIMWLDNFFPDNSDLTILINKIFNANWVEFWNELEKPILEIFTSVFLSIIQNTLENVAYDDMFLSNKYIKEL from the exons ATGAGGGCTGTGTTAATAACTGTGATATTTCTGCAGCTATGTGTCGGTTTAGAGTGCGTAATTGAACTGC CGAATGCTGTCCAGAAGTGTCATTTCGGAGATACTAAATGCATTAAGGAGACAGCTAATAATTTAATACGCCGATATCCAAAAGGTATATCATCCATCGGATTAAAGCCGCTCGATGTAGTTCACGTGAAAGATACTGTACTCGTCAACGATCCGCCGGTGGGCAATGCATGGTATCACTTTGAGTTGGtgaatcaaattaattatggCTTCGAGAATGTAACGATAACGGAAGTGCACGGATTCGATGAAGATCCCACGTCGTCAAAGATTGAAATTAAGGGCATAATACCCAGGCTTGTATACAAGGGTAACTATATTGCTAAAGGTCGAATGCTGTGGATGGTTAATATTAATTCAACTGGCGACTCTGAGTCGGagttttttaactttttttttgagttctCCTTAAAAGTCCAAACCGAGTATCGTAACAATAAGCGGTACCTTAAGATTTATCAACTCGTACCCAATGTCGGCCTCGATCG CTGGATAATGTGGTTGGATAACTTTTTTCCGGACAATTCGGACTTAACCAttctaattaataaaatatttaatgcgaATTGGGTTGAGTTTTGGAATGAGCTAGAAAAACCCATCTTGGAAATATTTACTAGTGTTTTTCTCAgcataatacaaaatactttagAGAATGTTGCATACGATGATATGTTCCTATccaataaatacattaaagaattatGA
- the LOC132786790 gene encoding circadian clock-controlled protein daywake-like has product MYQILYVAISLQFIIASKCETLPESITKCHYGDNRCVRLSINEVIEKFPKGIPVIGMKAMDVVKLPNVQFANNDELNDFWFKLKLYNQSIYGFENTVISEAKGFVKDPTSAQIKIRGVIPKLVCAGNYDAKGRMLWMLNINATGVTKSELSHVLFRMALRVQTEYRNNKRYLKINELTPNIGIDRWQMWFDNFFPENPALTTVINTIFNENWSEIWKELENPILQIFTNVLLSMLKSIFDNVPYDDLFISKNDTKQL; this is encoded by the exons atgtaccaaatattatatgttgCGATAAGTTTACAGTTTATCATCGCGTCGAAATGTGAAACATTAC CTGAGAGTATTACAAAATGTCACTACGGAGATAACAGGTGTGTAAGATTGTCGATCAACGAGGTAATTGAGAAATTTCCTAAAGGAATCCCAGTGATTGGAATGAAAGCCATGGATGTTGTCAAGCTGCCAAATGTTCAATTCGCGAATAATGATGAGCTCAATGATTTTTGGTTCAAGTTAAAGCTGTATAACCAATCAATTTACGGGTTTGAGAATACAGTTATATCGGAAGCTAAGGGATTCGTTAAAGATCCAACATCTGCACAGATAAAAATTCGGGGCGTTATACCCAAACTTGTCTGTGCGGGTAATTACGATGCCAAGGGCCGCATGCTATGGATGCTGAATATTAATGCAACTGGAGTTACTAAATCAGAACTTAGCCATGTATTGTTTAGAATGGCTTTAAGAGTTCAAACTGAATATCGTAATAATAAACGCTACCTTAAGATTAATGAACTTACACCCAATATCGGCATTGATCG CTGGCAAATGTGGTTTGACAATTTCTTCCCGGAAAATCCGGCGTTAACCACTGttattaatacaatatttaatgaGAATTGGTCTGAAATTTGGAAAGAACTAGAAAATccaatattgcaaatatttactaaCGTACTTTTAAGTATGctgaaaagtatttttgataATGTTCCATATGATGACTTGTTCATATCCAAGAATGACACCAAACAATTATGA
- the LOC132786788 gene encoding protein takeout-like, with product MLGILKVVISLQFLVVFRCQTLTLPKGIQKCNYGDLKCIIESMNNVIKQFPKGIPAIGMIPTDVVDVPNLELWNNDESGGVWLKFQLFNQINYGFENTTITKLKGFGRDPTATTMEIHGQIPSLIHKGSYIATGRVGFTIINTTGESVSDFQHFQFTLKLKVITEYRNNTRYLKIYELVPIVKMKRWILWLDEFFKENSDLTLAVNKVFNAHWVEFYNEMEPSILDAFSKVFTSLIGGIFHKVPYDELFLKNDFGNEQKS from the exons ATGCTAGGAATTTTAAAAGTCGTGATCAGTTTGCAGTTTCTGGTTGTGTTTAGATGTCAAACTTTAACATTAC CAAAGGGtattcaaaaatgtaattatggAGATCTAAAATGCATTATAGAGTCTATGAATAATGTTATTAAGCAATTTCCAAAAGGCATCCCAGCCATTGGGATGATTCCCACggatgttgttgatgttccAAACTTAGAATTGTGGAATAATGACGAATCAGGCGGGGTTTGGCTGAAGTTCCAgctttttaatcaaattaattatggatttgaaaatacaacaataacgaAACTAAAAGGCTTTGGCAGAGATCCAACAGCTACTACGATGGAAATACATGGTCAAATACCAAGTCTTATACACAAGGGTAGCTATATAGCTACAGGACGCGTTGGATTCACCATAATAAATACAACGGGAGAGTCGGTATCGGACTTTCAGCATTTTCAATTCactttgaaattgaaagtaaTTACAGAATACCGTAATAATACTcgttatttgaaaatatacgaATTGGTACCAATTGTTAAAATGAAGCG CTGGATTTTATGGCTGGACGAATTTTTCAAGGAAAACTCGGACTTAACACTTGCTgttaataaagtttttaatgcCCATTGGGTAGAATTCTATAATGAAATGGAGCCGTCTATTTTGGATGCTTTTAGCAAGGTCTTTACCAGCTTGATCGGAGGAATTTTTCATAAAGTGCCCTATGACGAACTGTTtcttaaaaatgattttggtaatgaacaaaaaagttga
- the LOC132783949 gene encoding uncharacterized protein LOC132783949: MWQLILGLLQHLGATPAIVVERNMFAYYKLPLRLLDMEVTHSDKSVSGLYYVLQCPPKLDDNIPKPRDMQVCRVVDKYKDIWRKKQKSKKNLWKAPSRMMLSPLPPPAVKRMQWGWRQRRPKRQNQESKSTFDEATPLQHLRHPHRRQKLLKLSADHQKFKRGNSSKGYQHMYYRDETYNDHIFYDELKLDGTFKNRGKSKTYLVDK; encoded by the coding sequence atgtggCAGTTAATCTTGGGCCTGTTGCAACATCTGGGAGCTACACCGGCTATTGTCGTCGAACGCAATATGTTTGCTTACTATAAACTTCCATTAAGGCTGCTGGACATGGAGGTGACTCATTCGGACAAATCTGTGTCAGGATTGTATTATGTGTTGCAGTGTCCGCCGAAACTGGATGACAATATTCCCAAGCCAAGGGACATGCAAGTCTGTCGTGTAGTCGACAAGTACAAAGACATATggcgaaaaaaacaaaaatccaaaaagaATCTCTGGAAGGCACCGTCGCGAATGATGTTAAGTCCTCTGCCACCACCAGCTGTTAAGCGCATGCAATGGGGTTGGCGTCAGCGACGACCCAAACGACAGAATCAGGAATCGAAATCAACATTTGATGAGGCGACTCCATTGCAACATCTTCGACACCCGCATCGCAGACAAAAGCTGCTAAAACTATCCGCCGATCATCAGAAATTCAAGCGTGGTAACAGCAGTAAGGGCTATCAACATATGTATTATCGAGATGAAACCTACAACGATCATATATTCTACGACGAACTCAAATTGGACGGAACATTCAAGAACCGCGGCAAATCAAAGACTTATCTTGTGGATAAATGA
- the LOC132786789 gene encoding uncharacterized protein LOC132786789 produces MTKLYILIAAVCFLYKTVCSTVLPSDIVKCHFGDSPCIIKSINDVIRKYPKGIPEIGLPPLDATELEDVSVLDSPYRGPIWLTFHMRDNVNKGFNNATVTHIEGFNRDPTIEPIVIKARIPRLVHEATYDMQGQWLILKANTTGKLQSDFQNIHFTLKIKIILEYRNNKRYLKVYELVPVVTLDRWIIWMNDLYKENTDLTIAVNRSFNKNWVEFWNGVEPGLLKAFSLAFTGILNKVLENVAYDDMFLPDFNRTNGSL; encoded by the exons ATGACTAAGTTGTATATATTAATCGCAGCTGtctgttttttatataaaactgTGTGTAGCACCGTACTGC CTAGTGATATTGTAAAATGCCACTTTGGAGATTCACCTTGTATTATAAAAAGCATTAATGATGTAATCAGAAAATATCCCAAAGGCATACCGGAGATTGGTTTGCCGCCATTGGATGCAACGGAACTGGAAGATGTTTCTGTGTTGGATTCACCATACCGCGGTCCGATCTGGCTAACTTTTCACATGAGAGATAATGTTAACAAGGGCTTCAACAATGCAACAGTTACCCACATTGAGGGTTTCAATCGAGATCCAACAATAGAACCAATCGTGATAAAAGCTCGCATTCCGCGACTTGTGCACGAAGCAACCTACGATATGCAAGGACAGTGGCTAATACTGAAAGCAAACACAACCGGAAAACTGCAATCTGATTTTCAGAACATTCACTTTACGCTCAAGATAAAGATCATACTGGAATATCGCAACAATAAGCGATATCTTAAAGTGTATGAACTCGTACCCGTAGTCACGTTGGATCG ATGGATTATTTGGATGAATGatttatataaagaaaataccGACTTAACAATAGCTGTAAATCGgtcattcaataaaaattggGTGGAATTTTGGAACGGTGTTGAGCCGGGACTACTGAAGGCATTTTCGTTGGCATTTACTGGTATTCTCAACAAGGTACTGGAGAATGTTGCCTATGACGATATGTTTCTACCCGATTTCAATAGAACGAATGGGTCATTATAA
- the LOC132785515 gene encoding uncharacterized protein LOC132785515 isoform X1 produces MIKSYILIAAVWFLYKAVCSTVLPSDIVKCHFGDSPCIIKSINDVIRRYPKGIPEIGLPPLDATEMEDVSMLDSPYRGPIWLTFHMRDNVIKGFNNATVTHIEGFNRDPTIEPIMIKARIPRLVHEATYDMQGQLLKLKANTTGKLQSDFQNIHFTLKIKIILEYRNNKRYLKVYEIVPKVTLDRWIIWMNDLYKENTDLTIAINRAFNKNWVEFWNGVEPGLLKAFSVAFTGILNKVLENVAYDDMFLPDFNKSNSSI; encoded by the exons ATGATTAAGTCGTATATATTAATAGCAGCTGTCTGGTTTTTATATAAAGCTGTGTGTAGCACCGTTCTGC CTAGTGATATTGTAAAATGCCACTTTGGAGATTCACCTTGTATTATAAAAAGCATTAATGATGTAATCAGAAGATACCCCAAAGGCATACCGGAGATTGGTCTGCCGCCATTGGATGCAACGGAAATGGAAGATGTTTCTATGTTGGATTCACCATACCGCGGTCCGATCTGGCTAACTTTTCACATGAGAGATAATGTTATCAAGGGCTTCAACAATGCAACAGTTACCCACATTGAGGGTTTTAATCGAGATCCAACAATAGAACCAATCATGATAAAAGCTCGCATTCCGCGACTTGTGCACGAAGCAACCTACGATATGCAAGGTCAGTTGCTAAAGCTGAAAGCAAATACAACCGGAAAACTGCAATCTGATTTTCAGAACATTCACTTTACGCTCAAGATCAAGATCATACTGGAATATCGCAACAATAAGCGATATCTTAAAGTGTATGAAATCGTACCCAAAGTCACTTTGGATCG ATGGATTATTTGGATGAATGATTTGTATAAAGAAAATACCGACTTAACAATAGCTATAAATCGAgcattcaataaaaattggGTGGAATTTTGGAACGGTGTTGAGCCGGGACTACTGAAGGCATTTTCGGTGGCATTTACTGGTATTCTCAACAAGGTACTGGAGAATGTCGCCTATGACGATATGTTTCTACCCGATTTCAATAAATCGAATAGCTCAATTTAA
- the LOC132785515 gene encoding uncharacterized protein LOC132785515 isoform X2 has translation MIKSYILIAAVWFLYKAVCSTVLPSDIVKCHFGDSPCIIKSINDVIRRYPKGIPEIGLPPLDATEMEDVSMLDSPYRGPIWLTFHMRDNVIKGFNNATVTHIEGFNRDPTIEPIMIKARIPRLVHEATYDMQEHSLYAQDQDHTGISQQ, from the exons ATGATTAAGTCGTATATATTAATAGCAGCTGTCTGGTTTTTATATAAAGCTGTGTGTAGCACCGTTCTGC CTAGTGATATTGTAAAATGCCACTTTGGAGATTCACCTTGTATTATAAAAAGCATTAATGATGTAATCAGAAGATACCCCAAAGGCATACCGGAGATTGGTCTGCCGCCATTGGATGCAACGGAAATGGAAGATGTTTCTATGTTGGATTCACCATACCGCGGTCCGATCTGGCTAACTTTTCACATGAGAGATAATGTTATCAAGGGCTTCAACAATGCAACAGTTACCCACATTGAGGGTTTTAATCGAGATCCAACAATAGAACCAATCATGATAAAAGCTCGCATTCCGCGACTTGTGCACGAAGCAACCTACGATATGCAAG AACATTCACTTTACGCTCAAGATCAAGATCATACTGGAATATCGCAACAATAA